In Triticum aestivum cultivar Chinese Spring chromosome 5B, IWGSC CS RefSeq v2.1, whole genome shotgun sequence, the following proteins share a genomic window:
- the LOC123114527 gene encoding glutathione S-transferase T1, whose amino-acid sequence MGVGREKMVMTSGYACEGKEGRKGICRLSSSSSSSFFLSCLIFPKQAEQSRGRAEPGRKGVAMAAVLKVYADRLSQPSRAIIIFCKVNRIDFQELTVDLAKGQHRAHEFTKINPMAQVPTIVDGRFKLFESHAILRYLATVFPGVPHHWYPADLFTRAKLESVLDWHHSNLRRGAATYVLHTALGPALGLTPSPEAAKEAEKLLSRSLGTIETVWLKGDAKFLNGNPQPSIADLSLVCEIMQLEVVGDERRDRILGPHEKVRAWMENVKKATSPHFDEVHQLIFKLKARLNPASKL is encoded by the exons ATGGGGGTGGGACGGGAGAAGATGGTGATGACGTCAGGGTATGCGTGTGAaggcaaggaaggaaggaaggggatcTGCCGtctctcatcttcttcttcctcctcttttttCTTGTCTTGTCTTATCTTCCCTAAGCAGGCAGAGCAGAGCAGAGGTAGAGCAGAGCCCGGCAGAAAGGgggtggcgatggcggcggtgcTGAAGGTGTACGCGGACCGGCTGTCGCAGCCGTCGCgcgccatcatcatcttctgcaagGTCAACCGGATCGACTTCCAGGAGCTCACCGTGGATCTCGCCAAGGGACAACACCGCGCACACGAATTCACCA AAATCAACCCCATGGCGCAGGTCCCAACAATCGTTGATGGAAGATTCAAACTCTTTGAAAGTCATGCCATTCTGAGGTATCTCGCCACCGTCTTCCCCGGGGTTCCACATCACTG GTATCCAGCCGACTTATTTACCAGAGCAAAACTCGAGTCCGTCTTGGATTGGCATCACTCTAATCTGCGCCGTGGTGCAG CAACCTATGTACTGCACACCGCGTTGGGTCCTGCTCTCGGCCTCACACCCAGTCCTGAGGCTGCAAAAGAGGCCGAGAAGTTGCTGTCACGATCACTGGGAACGATCGAAACCGTGTGGCTCAAAGGCGATGCCAAATTCTTGAATGGCAACCCCCAGCCATCCATCGCAGACCTCAGCCTTGTGTGCGAGATAATGCAGCTGGAG GTTGTTGGTGACGAGAGACGTGACAGAATTCTGGGACCTCATGAGAAGGTTCGTGCTTGGATGGAGAATGTGAAGAAGGCCACCAGCCCTCATTTTGATGAAGTTCATCAGCTCATCTTCAAACTGAAGGCGCGCTTGAACCCAGCATCCAAGCTCTGA